In Streptomyces sp. NBC_01707, a genomic segment contains:
- a CDS encoding TetR family transcriptional regulator, which translates to MTEARRPVKKPPMREVLAEAAFQLFLERGFERTTVDDIVARAGVGRRSFFRYFPSKEDVVFPDHERCLADMTALLEAADDGDPVGTVCDAARLVLRMYAANPEFSVQRYHLTREVPGLRTYELSVVRRYERTLAEYLRGRYDGTPDGPLHAEVIAAAVVAAHNNGLRSWLRSGGKGDAEASVDHALGVVQQVWGAAAEGVATPAAGDDVVVVVAAKGTPMWRVVQKVESALAAD; encoded by the coding sequence ATGACCGAGGCGCGCAGACCAGTGAAGAAGCCACCCATGCGGGAGGTGCTCGCAGAGGCGGCGTTCCAGCTCTTTCTGGAACGGGGCTTCGAGCGGACGACGGTGGACGACATCGTCGCGCGGGCCGGGGTCGGGCGGCGTTCGTTCTTCCGCTACTTCCCTTCCAAGGAGGACGTGGTCTTCCCCGACCACGAGCGCTGTCTCGCCGATATGACGGCGCTTCTGGAGGCGGCCGACGACGGCGACCCGGTGGGCACGGTGTGCGACGCGGCCCGGCTCGTGCTACGGATGTATGCCGCGAATCCGGAGTTCTCCGTCCAGCGCTATCACCTGACGCGGGAGGTCCCCGGCCTGCGGACGTACGAGTTGTCCGTGGTCCGCCGCTACGAACGCACGCTGGCCGAGTATCTCCGTGGCCGTTACGACGGCACCCCGGACGGCCCGCTGCACGCCGAGGTGATCGCCGCGGCCGTGGTCGCCGCGCACAACAACGGCCTGCGGTCGTGGCTGCGTTCGGGCGGCAAGGGGGACGCGGAGGCTTCGGTCGACCATGCCCTCGGGGTCGTGCAGCAGGTCTGGGGAGCCGCAGCCGAAGGCGTCGCCACGCCGGCCGCGGGCGACGACGTCGTCGTGGTGGTCGCCGCCAAGGGCACGCCCATGTGGCGCGTGGTGCAGAAGGTCGAATCGGCCCTCGCCGCGGACTGA
- a CDS encoding Zn-ribbon domain-containing OB-fold protein, with amino-acid sequence MSHSVSASKAAPTVPAEAGLIHQLCHWCGTASFRRLLCPVCASSDLESVRSDGLGVVVRSSVVHRYTEAARNESLVRLPEGFVFRCQVVGAAPHLVYVGARVRPVTGADPDSGEPLLELCDPVGRADWQ; translated from the coding sequence GTGTCCCATTCAGTTTCAGCAAGTAAGGCCGCGCCGACGGTGCCGGCAGAAGCCGGACTGATCCACCAGCTCTGCCACTGGTGCGGTACGGCGTCGTTCCGGCGGCTGTTGTGTCCGGTGTGTGCATCGAGCGATCTCGAATCCGTACGCAGCGACGGCCTGGGTGTCGTCGTGCGCTCCAGCGTGGTGCACCGCTATACCGAGGCTGCTCGCAACGAGTCCTTGGTCCGGCTGCCCGAGGGCTTCGTGTTCCGGTGCCAGGTCGTGGGTGCCGCACCGCATCTGGTGTACGTGGGCGCGCGAGTGCGCCCCGTCACCGGCGCCGACCCGGACTCCGGGGAGCCCCTCCTCGAACTCTGCGACCCGGTCGGGCGCGCCGATTGGCAGTGA
- the ctaD gene encoding cytochrome c oxidase subunit I has translation MGTAGADETDESYANELPVHSREPGNIIVRWMSTTDHKTIGTMYLATSFGFFVVGGVLALVMRAELARPGTQIVSNEQFNQAFTMHGTIMLLMFATPLFAGFANWIMPLQIGAPDVAFPRLNMFAYWLYLFGSIIAVAGFLTPNGAADFGWFAYSPLTDAVHSPGIGSDMWIMGLAFSGFGTILGSVNFITTIICLRAPGMTMFRMPMFVWTVLLTGVLVLLAFPVLAAALLVLEADRKFGAHVFEAANGGSLLWQHLFWFFGHPEVYIIALPFFGIVSEVIPVFSRKPIFGYVGLISATIAIAGLSVTVWAHHMYVTGGVLLPFFSFMTFLIAVPTGVKFFNWIGTMWKGSLSFETPMLWSMGFLVTFLFGGLTGVILASPPLDFHVSDSYFVVAHFHYVVFGTVVFAMFSGFHFWWPKFTGKMLDERLGKMTFWTLFVGFHGTFLVQHWLGAEGMPRRYADYLAADGFTALNTISTISSFLLGLSMLPFFYNVWKTAKYGKKVEVDDPWGFGRSLEWATSCPPPRHNFVTLPRIRSESPAFDLHHPSVRTLDEGAHRPGATPATPGDR, from the coding sequence ATGGGCACAGCAGGGGCGGACGAGACAGACGAGTCGTACGCGAACGAGCTGCCGGTACACAGCAGGGAGCCGGGAAACATCATCGTCAGGTGGATGAGCACCACCGATCACAAGACGATCGGCACGATGTACCTGGCCACGTCGTTCGGCTTCTTCGTCGTCGGTGGTGTGCTGGCTCTCGTCATGCGCGCCGAGCTGGCCCGTCCCGGCACGCAGATCGTCTCGAACGAGCAGTTCAACCAGGCGTTCACGATGCACGGCACGATCATGCTGCTGATGTTCGCGACGCCGCTGTTCGCCGGGTTCGCGAACTGGATCATGCCGCTGCAGATCGGCGCACCCGACGTGGCGTTCCCACGGCTGAACATGTTCGCGTACTGGCTGTACCTCTTCGGCTCGATCATCGCGGTGGCCGGCTTCCTCACCCCGAACGGCGCCGCGGACTTCGGTTGGTTCGCCTACTCCCCACTGACCGACGCGGTTCATTCACCGGGGATCGGCAGCGACATGTGGATCATGGGTCTGGCCTTCTCCGGCTTCGGCACGATCCTCGGCTCGGTCAACTTCATCACCACGATCATCTGCCTTCGCGCGCCCGGTATGACGATGTTCCGCATGCCGATGTTCGTGTGGACCGTGCTGCTGACCGGTGTACTGGTCCTGCTGGCCTTTCCGGTGCTGGCGGCTGCACTTCTGGTGCTGGAGGCAGACCGTAAGTTCGGGGCGCATGTGTTCGAGGCGGCCAACGGCGGTTCGCTGCTCTGGCAGCACCTCTTCTGGTTCTTCGGCCATCCGGAGGTGTACATCATCGCGTTGCCGTTCTTCGGCATCGTCAGCGAGGTCATTCCTGTCTTCAGCCGCAAGCCGATCTTCGGCTACGTCGGCCTGATCAGTGCCACCATCGCGATCGCGGGCCTGTCCGTGACCGTGTGGGCGCACCACATGTACGTCACCGGCGGTGTGCTGCTGCCGTTCTTCTCGTTCATGACCTTCCTCATCGCGGTACCGACCGGTGTGAAGTTCTTCAACTGGATCGGCACGATGTGGAAGGGATCGCTGTCCTTCGAGACACCGATGCTCTGGTCCATGGGCTTTCTGGTGACGTTCCTCTTCGGTGGTCTGACCGGCGTCATCCTGGCCTCGCCCCCGCTGGACTTCCACGTCTCGGACTCGTACTTCGTCGTCGCGCACTTCCACTACGTCGTCTTCGGCACCGTGGTCTTCGCGATGTTCTCCGGATTCCACTTCTGGTGGCCGAAGTTCACCGGCAAGATGCTGGACGAGCGGCTCGGCAAGATGACGTTCTGGACGCTGTTCGTGGGCTTCCACGGCACATTTCTGGTGCAGCACTGGCTCGGTGCCGAGGGCATGCCGCGTCGTTACGCGGACTATCTCGCCGCCGACGGCTTCACCGCGCTGAACACGATCTCGACGATCTCCTCGTTCCTGCTCGGCCTGTCGATGCTGCCGTTCTTCTACAACGTGTGGAAGACCGCCAAGTACGGCAAGAAGGTCGAGGTCGACGACCCGTGGGGCTTCGGCCGTTCGCTGGAGTGGGCGACCTCCTGCCCGCCGCCGCGGCACAACTTCGTCACCCTGCCGCGGATCCGTTCCGAGTCCCCGGCGTTCGACCTGCACCACCCCTCGGTACGGACCCTCGACGAGGGCGCCCACCGTCCCGGCGCCACACCCGCGACCCCCGGTGACCGGTAG
- a CDS encoding NAD(P)/FAD-dependent oxidoreductase, producing MARPRILVVGAGFGGVECVRRLERALKPGEADIALVAPFSYQLYLPLLPQVASGVLTPQSVAVSLRRSRRHRTRIIPGGAIGVDTTAKICVIRKITDEVVDERYDYIVLAPGSVTRTFDIPGLLDNARGMKTLAEAAYIRDHVIAQLDLADASHDEEERASRLQFVVVGGGYAGTETAACLQRLTTSAVRYYPRLDPKLIKWHLIDIAPKLMPELGDKLGLSALEVLRERGIDVSLGVSVAEAGPDKVTLTDGRVLPCRTLIWTAGVTASPLVATFGAETVRGRLAVTPEMTLPGFDGVFALGDAAAVPDLVKGGGAVCPPTAQHAMRQGRRLADNLIATLRHQPLKPYEHRDLGLVVDLGGRDAVSKPLGVEMHGIAAQAVARGYHWSAMRTNVAKARVMTNWMLNAIAGDDFVRTGFQSRKPGTLREFEHTNSYLTPEQVRQHTASLTARG from the coding sequence GTGGCACGACCCAGGATTCTCGTCGTCGGCGCCGGATTCGGCGGGGTCGAGTGCGTACGCCGTCTGGAGCGCGCACTCAAACCCGGTGAGGCCGACATCGCGCTCGTCGCCCCGTTCTCGTACCAGCTCTACCTGCCACTTCTGCCGCAGGTGGCGTCAGGCGTGCTCACACCGCAGTCGGTCGCGGTGTCGCTGCGCCGCAGCCGTCGGCACCGCACCCGGATCATCCCCGGCGGGGCGATCGGCGTGGACACGACGGCGAAGATCTGCGTCATCCGCAAGATCACCGACGAGGTCGTCGACGAACGGTACGACTACATCGTCCTTGCCCCCGGCAGTGTCACGCGCACCTTCGACATCCCCGGCCTGCTCGACAACGCCCGCGGGATGAAGACTCTGGCCGAGGCCGCCTACATACGCGACCACGTGATCGCACAGCTGGACCTGGCGGACGCCAGCCACGACGAGGAGGAGCGGGCCTCCCGGCTGCAGTTCGTGGTGGTCGGCGGCGGATACGCGGGCACCGAGACCGCGGCCTGCCTGCAGCGGCTCACCACAAGTGCCGTCCGGTACTACCCCAGGCTGGACCCGAAACTCATCAAGTGGCATCTGATCGACATCGCCCCGAAGCTGATGCCCGAGCTGGGGGACAAGCTCGGGCTCAGCGCCCTGGAGGTGCTGCGCGAACGCGGGATCGACGTGTCGCTCGGAGTCTCGGTCGCCGAGGCGGGGCCGGACAAGGTGACGCTCACCGACGGCCGGGTGCTGCCCTGCCGCACGCTGATCTGGACGGCCGGTGTGACCGCGAGCCCGCTGGTCGCCACCTTCGGCGCGGAGACCGTACGGGGCCGTCTGGCGGTGACCCCGGAGATGACCCTGCCGGGCTTCGACGGTGTCTTCGCGCTCGGCGACGCCGCCGCCGTACCCGACCTGGTCAAGGGCGGCGGCGCGGTCTGCCCGCCCACCGCGCAGCACGCCATGCGGCAGGGCCGCAGGCTCGCCGACAACCTGATCGCCACGCTCCGTCACCAGCCGCTGAAGCCGTACGAACACAGAGACCTCGGGCTCGTCGTGGACCTCGGTGGCAGGGACGCGGTCTCCAAGCCGCTCGGCGTCGAGATGCACGGAATCGCCGCGCAGGCCGTGGCCCGCGGCTACCACTGGTCGGCGATGCGGACCAATGTGGCCAAGGCCCGGGTCATGACGAACTGGATGCTCAACGCCATAGCCGGTGACGATTTCGTACGCACCGGATTCCAGTCCCGCAAGCCGGGCACCTTGCGCGAGTTCGAGCACACGAACTCCTACCTCACCCCGGAACAGGTCCGCCAGCACACCGCCTCATTGACCGCCCGAGGCTGA
- a CDS encoding sigma-70 family RNA polymerase sigma factor yields MDEQELLAARFEEHRPRLRAVAYRMLGSAAESDDAVQSTWLRLVRTDVGDVANLRGWLTTVVARVSLDILRSRETRREDPWESRLPGSAVGHDFGVGPEERAELTDSVGLALLVVLDTLSPAERLAFVLHDMFAVPFDEIAPIVELTPAATRQLASQARRRVQGTVPDPGTDMARRREVVDAFLAASRGGHFDSLLALLDPDVVLRVDSAAALSGVAGAVGAAAVAGTFAARASAARPALIDGLPGAVWAPGGGPRVVIGFTVEAGRIVAIDLVADTDHLDRMDLRIRDV; encoded by the coding sequence ATGGACGAACAGGAACTCCTGGCGGCCCGCTTCGAGGAGCACCGGCCCCGGCTGCGGGCAGTGGCCTACCGGATGCTCGGCTCGGCCGCAGAGTCCGACGACGCCGTCCAGAGCACCTGGCTGCGACTCGTCCGCACCGACGTCGGAGACGTGGCGAACCTCCGTGGATGGCTGACGACGGTCGTCGCCCGGGTCTCGCTCGACATTCTGCGCAGCCGCGAGACCCGCCGTGAGGATCCCTGGGAATCGCGGCTGCCGGGGTCCGCCGTGGGCCACGACTTCGGCGTCGGGCCGGAGGAGCGGGCGGAGCTCACCGACTCGGTCGGGCTGGCGCTGCTCGTGGTGCTGGACACGCTGTCGCCCGCGGAACGTCTGGCGTTCGTGCTGCACGACATGTTCGCCGTGCCGTTCGACGAGATCGCCCCCATCGTGGAACTCACCCCGGCCGCGACCCGGCAGCTCGCCAGTCAGGCGCGCCGGCGCGTACAGGGCACGGTCCCGGATCCCGGGACCGACATGGCCCGTCGGCGTGAAGTCGTCGACGCCTTCCTGGCCGCTTCGCGCGGCGGCCACTTCGATTCGCTGCTGGCCTTGCTCGATCCCGACGTCGTACTCCGTGTCGACTCTGCGGCGGCCTTGTCGGGCGTGGCCGGGGCGGTGGGGGCCGCTGCGGTGGCCGGCACGTTCGCGGCGCGCGCCTCGGCAGCACGGCCCGCCCTGATCGACGGGCTTCCCGGCGCCGTCTGGGCCCCGGGCGGAGGACCGCGGGTCGTCATCGGCTTCACCGTCGAGGCCGGTCGAATCGTCGCGATCGACCTCGTCGCGGACACCGACCACCTCGACCGGATGGATCTGCGGATCCGCGACGTGTGA
- a CDS encoding aldo/keto reductase family protein: MEFRRLGRSGLTISEIAYGNWITHGSQVEEDAAAACIRAALDAGITTFDTADVYAETRAEAVLGRALKDQRRESIEVFTKVYFPTGPGQNDRGLGRKHILESIDNSLRRLQTDYVDLYQAHRYDHSTPLEETMEAFADVVRSGKALYIGVSEWTADQLRAGHGLARELNVPLVSNQPQYSALWRVIESEVVPASEELGIGQIVWSPIAQGVLTGKYKPGAQPPAGSRATDDKGGASFVAGWLRDDVLERVQQLGPLANQAGLSLAQLAVAWVLQNPNVSAAIIGASRPEQVTENVRAAGVRFDADLLKAIDDVLDPVVERDPALTAGHEGNG, from the coding sequence ATGGAATTCCGCCGACTCGGCCGCAGCGGTCTGACGATCAGTGAGATCGCCTACGGGAATTGGATCACCCACGGCTCCCAGGTGGAGGAGGACGCGGCCGCCGCCTGTATCCGGGCCGCCCTGGACGCCGGAATCACCACCTTCGACACCGCGGACGTCTACGCCGAGACCCGCGCCGAGGCCGTCCTCGGCCGGGCGCTGAAGGACCAGCGCCGCGAGAGCATCGAGGTGTTCACGAAGGTCTACTTCCCGACCGGCCCCGGGCAGAACGACCGCGGTCTGGGCCGCAAGCACATCCTCGAGTCGATCGACAACTCGCTTCGCCGGCTGCAGACCGACTATGTGGACCTGTACCAGGCGCACCGCTACGACCACAGCACGCCGCTGGAGGAGACCATGGAGGCGTTCGCCGACGTGGTCCGCTCCGGCAAGGCCCTCTACATCGGCGTCTCGGAGTGGACGGCGGACCAACTGCGCGCCGGACACGGCCTGGCCCGCGAGCTCAATGTTCCGCTCGTCTCCAACCAACCGCAGTACTCGGCTCTGTGGCGGGTCATCGAGAGTGAAGTCGTGCCCGCGTCCGAGGAGCTCGGCATCGGTCAGATCGTCTGGTCGCCGATCGCCCAGGGCGTGCTGACGGGCAAGTACAAGCCGGGGGCGCAGCCGCCGGCCGGTTCGCGGGCTACGGACGACAAGGGCGGGGCATCGTTCGTCGCCGGTTGGCTCCGCGACGACGTCCTGGAGCGGGTCCAGCAGCTGGGGCCGCTGGCGAACCAGGCCGGTCTGAGCCTTGCTCAGCTGGCCGTCGCCTGGGTGCTGCAGAACCCCAACGTCTCCGCCGCGATCATCGGTGCCTCCCGGCCCGAGCAGGTCACGGAGAACGTGAGGGCAGCGGGCGTGAGGTTCGACGCGGATCTGCTCAAGGCCATCGACGACGTTCTGGACCCGGTGGTGGAGCGCGACCCGGCGCTGACCGCGGGCCACGAAGGCAACGGCTGA
- the meaB gene encoding methylmalonyl Co-A mutase-associated GTPase MeaB: MPPTIEIDSYVKGVLDGKRAHIARAITLVESTRPDHRALAQQLLRELLPHSGNARRVGISGVPGVGKSTFIDALGTMLTGLGHRVAVLAVDPSSSRTGGSILGDKTRMERLAVDPAAFVRPSPTAGTLGGVAKATRESIVVMEAAGYDVVLVETVGVGQSETAVAQMVDTFLLLTLARTGDQLQGIKKGVLELADAIAVNKADGPHERDARAAGRELAGALRLMHPADAAWTPPVLTCSARESTGLDTLWERLEQHRALLDSTGRLAAKRRDQQVDWTWTMVRDELLDSLRSHPQVRALTPSLEQRVRDGELTATLAAEEILGAFRGD, from the coding sequence ATGCCTCCGACGATCGAAATCGACAGCTATGTGAAGGGGGTGCTCGACGGGAAGCGGGCGCACATCGCGCGCGCCATCACTCTCGTCGAGTCCACCCGCCCCGATCACCGGGCGCTGGCCCAGCAGTTGCTGCGTGAGCTGCTGCCGCACTCCGGCAACGCGCGGCGCGTCGGAATCAGTGGCGTACCGGGGGTCGGGAAGTCCACGTTCATCGATGCACTGGGCACGATGCTCACCGGGCTGGGGCACCGGGTCGCGGTGCTGGCCGTCGATCCGTCCTCCAGCCGGACCGGCGGCTCCATCCTGGGCGACAAGACCAGGATGGAGCGGCTTGCGGTCGATCCTGCGGCGTTCGTCCGCCCCTCCCCCACCGCCGGGACGCTGGGCGGGGTGGCCAAGGCGACCCGGGAGTCCATCGTGGTGATGGAGGCGGCGGGTTACGACGTGGTGCTGGTGGAGACGGTCGGGGTGGGCCAGTCGGAGACGGCCGTGGCCCAGATGGTCGACACGTTTCTGCTGCTCACGCTGGCCCGCACCGGCGATCAGCTGCAGGGCATCAAGAAGGGCGTACTGGAGCTGGCGGACGCGATCGCGGTGAACAAGGCCGACGGTCCGCACGAGCGGGACGCGCGTGCGGCGGGCCGCGAACTGGCGGGCGCCCTGCGGCTGATGCACCCGGCGGACGCGGCCTGGACTCCGCCGGTGCTGACGTGCAGTGCCCGTGAGTCGACCGGCCTCGACACCCTGTGGGAGCGGCTGGAGCAGCACCGTGCGCTGCTCGACTCGACGGGGCGGCTGGCCGCGAAGCGGCGTGACCAGCAGGTCGACTGGACCTGGACGATGGTGCGCGACGAGCTGCTGGACAGCTTGCGCAGCCATCCGCAGGTCCGTGCGCTCACACCTTCGCTCGAACAGCGCGTGCGTGACGGCGAGTTGACGGCAACCCTCGCGGCCGAAGAGATCCTCGGCGCTTTCCGGGGCGACTGA
- the scpA gene encoding methylmalonyl-CoA mutase produces the protein MRIPDFSDIELGPGTGAEGSEDQWHTAVKESTGGSDGDLLWETPEGIEVKPLYTGRDLEGLDFLGTYPGMAPYLRGPYPTMYVNQPWTIRQYAGFSTAEESNAFYRRNLAAGQKGLSVAFDLPTHRGYDSDHPRVTGDVGMAGVAIDSIYDMRQLFDGIPLDRMTVSMTMNGAVLPVLALYIVAAEEQGVPPEKLAGTIQNDILKEFMVRNTYIYPPKPSMRIISDIFAYTSQKMPRYNSISISGYHIQEAGATADLELAYTLADGVEYLRAGRDAGLDVDAFAPRLSFFWAIGMNFFMEIAKMRAARLLWAKLVKEFEPKNAKSLSLRTHSQTSGWSLTAQDVFNNVTRTCVEAMAATQGHTQSLHTNALDEALALPTDFSARIARNTQLLLQQESGTGRVIDPWGGSAYVEKLTYDLARRAWQHIEEVEAAGGMAQAIDAGIPKLRVEEAAARTQARIDSGRQPVIGVNKYRVETEEQIDVLKVDNSSVRTQQIEKLRRLRAERDEAACQSALRALTAAAESGPGAGLEGNLLALAVDAARAMATVGEISDALEKVYGRHAGQIRTISGVYRNEAGESPSVDRTRTLVGRFEEAEGRRPRILVAKMGQDGHDRGQKVISTAFADLGFDVDVGPLFQTPAEVARQAVEADVHIVGVSSLAAGHLTLVPALREELAAEGRDDIMIVVGGVIPPQDVEALHEAGAAAVFPPGTVIPDAAFDLVTRLGAALGHEL, from the coding sequence ATGCGGATCCCCGACTTCTCCGACATCGAACTCGGGCCGGGCACCGGCGCCGAGGGGTCCGAGGACCAGTGGCACACGGCGGTGAAGGAGTCCACCGGTGGCTCCGACGGCGATCTTCTGTGGGAGACTCCGGAAGGCATCGAGGTCAAGCCGCTGTACACCGGGCGTGACCTGGAAGGGCTCGACTTCCTCGGTACGTATCCGGGCATGGCCCCGTATCTGCGCGGTCCCTACCCGACGATGTACGTCAACCAGCCCTGGACGATCCGGCAGTACGCGGGGTTCTCCACGGCCGAGGAGTCCAACGCCTTCTACCGCCGCAACCTCGCAGCCGGGCAGAAGGGACTCTCCGTCGCCTTCGACCTGCCGACCCACCGCGGCTACGACAGTGACCACCCGCGGGTGACCGGCGACGTCGGCATGGCCGGTGTGGCGATCGACTCGATCTACGACATGCGCCAACTGTTCGACGGCATCCCGCTGGACAGGATGACGGTGTCGATGACGATGAACGGAGCGGTGCTTCCCGTACTCGCGCTGTACATCGTGGCCGCCGAGGAACAGGGTGTACCGCCCGAGAAGCTGGCCGGGACCATCCAGAACGACATCCTCAAGGAGTTCATGGTCCGCAACACCTACATCTATCCGCCGAAGCCCTCCATGCGGATCATCTCCGACATCTTCGCGTACACCTCGCAGAAGATGCCGCGCTACAACTCGATCTCCATCTCCGGGTATCACATCCAGGAGGCGGGCGCGACGGCCGACCTGGAGCTGGCGTACACCCTCGCCGACGGGGTGGAGTACCTGCGGGCCGGTCGGGACGCGGGTCTCGATGTGGACGCGTTCGCACCCCGGCTGTCGTTCTTCTGGGCGATCGGCATGAACTTCTTCATGGAGATCGCGAAGATGCGGGCGGCCCGCCTGCTGTGGGCGAAGCTGGTCAAGGAGTTCGAACCGAAGAACGCCAAGTCCCTCTCGCTGCGCACCCATTCGCAGACCTCGGGCTGGTCGCTGACCGCGCAGGACGTGTTCAACAACGTCACCCGGACCTGCGTGGAGGCCATGGCCGCCACCCAGGGACACACGCAGTCGCTGCACACCAACGCGCTCGACGAGGCCCTCGCACTGCCGACGGACTTCTCGGCGCGGATCGCCCGGAACACCCAGCTGCTGCTCCAGCAGGAATCGGGTACCGGCCGGGTCATCGACCCGTGGGGCGGCAGCGCGTACGTGGAGAAGCTGACGTACGACCTGGCGCGGCGGGCCTGGCAGCACATCGAGGAGGTCGAGGCAGCGGGCGGGATGGCGCAGGCCATCGACGCGGGCATCCCCAAGCTCCGGGTGGAGGAGGCCGCGGCCCGTACCCAGGCGCGGATCGACTCCGGGCGGCAGCCGGTGATCGGAGTCAACAAGTACCGGGTGGAGACGGAAGAGCAGATCGATGTGCTCAAGGTCGACAACTCCTCGGTGCGCACCCAACAGATCGAGAAGCTGCGGCGGCTGCGCGCGGAGCGCGACGAGGCAGCCTGCCAGTCCGCCCTGCGGGCACTGACGGCCGCGGCCGAGAGCGGTCCCGGCGCGGGTCTCGAAGGCAATCTGCTGGCGCTGGCGGTCGACGCGGCGCGGGCGATGGCCACGGTCGGCGAGATCTCGGACGCCCTGGAGAAGGTGTACGGGAGGCATGCGGGGCAGATCCGTACGATCTCCGGTGTGTACCGCAACGAGGCAGGGGAGTCACCTTCCGTGGACCGTACCCGGACGCTGGTCGGCCGGTTCGAGGAGGCGGAGGGGCGCCGTCCGCGCATCCTGGTCGCCAAGATGGGCCAGGACGGTCACGACCGCGGTCAGAAGGTGATCTCGACGGCCTTCGCCGACCTGGGCTTCGACGTCGATGTCGGCCCGCTGTTCCAGACGCCGGCCGAGGTGGCGCGGCAGGCGGTCGAGGCGGATGTGCACATCGTGGGCGTCTCCTCGCTGGCTGCCGGGCACCTCACCCTCGTACCGGCGCTCCGTGAGGAGCTGGCCGCCGAGGGCCGCGACGACATCATGATCGTGGTCGGCGGGGTGATCCCGCCGCAGGACGTCGAAGCGCTGCACGAGGCGGGTGCGGCGGCCGTGTTCCCGCCGGGCACGGTGATCCCCGATGCCGCCTTCGATCTGGTGACGCGGCTCGGTGCCGCGCTCGGCCATGAGCTGTGA